The following is a genomic window from Candidatus Aramenus sp. CH1.
AAGGCTACAGGGAGGACATAGCGCAGGGAGAGCCATCAATAATTCTAGCTACTTCTGGAATGCTCAACGGCGGGCCTGCAGTGGAGTTCTTTAAGGCGTTGGCTCCAGACCCCAGGAACTCGATAGTCTTCGTAAGCTATCAAGCCGAGGGGACGTTGGGTAGGAAGGTAAGAGACGGGGCCAGCGAGGTCCAAGTGATAAACAGGGACGGAAGGGTAGAGAACATAACGATAAGGATGGAGAGGTACGCAATCGACGGATTCTCAGGACACTCTGACAGGAGGCAGCTGCTTAATTTCCTCAGGGATCTAACACCAAAGCCTAGGAACATTGTGCTTAACCACGGCGAGGCCTCCTCCATAAGGGCATTTATGAGGATTATTGAAAACCCAAGGGAGAAGGAGAGGCTGGGGATAAAGAACTCCAACATCCACGCGCCCAGTATACTGGACAGCTTAAGGGTAACTTGACATAAAAACGCAAGGGCTTGGTGATTCTGAAGACGCAGTGCGATGACCTAGGCGATAATGTACCTCTGTGGGACTCGAAAGCCCGCTAGGAAAAGCGCGATTAGGTTATCGATTCAAGGTCTACAAAAGGTTAGATAAACGGGCTGGGCTTGAGCTGAACGTATGTATTTATAAAGGTTCTAAGGTTCGAGGCTAGCTATAAGGCGTAGTAAACGAGGATTGTGACATAAAGGAAAACATGTATCCTAGTGGTTTCCATAAACTCGTTTTATTACGGCAAGAATACTGGAGACAGTAACGTATAAAGACTAGGCGGAGAAGCCCCTATGTTTATAGGCCAATAGCTTTGTTCGGTCTCTACGGCTATAGAGCCAGTCGAGAATGCAATGACGCGAAAGACTTTGAGAAAGCTTTTTATTCCATCTTGACGTTAGATTACTAGCGGTGTCCCGCCGTAGCTCAGCCCGGTTTAGAGCGCCCGGCTGTAGGTAGGTTAGCGGTCACCGGGTGGTCCGGGGTTCAAGTCCCCGCGGCGGGACTTTGATTGTCAAATAATTTATAAATCACCTATCTATCTTATCGAATAGGTGATACTTTGGCAGAAACCGCACACAAGCTTCTAGCTGAATCCCTAGGTAGCGTAGTCTTAGTAAAGCTAAAGGGCAGTAAGGAAGTAAGGGGCACTTTAAGGAGTTACGACCAGCACATGAACCTAGTCCTCTCAGACTCGGAGGAGATCCAGGCAGACGGTAGCGGAAAGAAGATAGGAACTATAGTAATAAGGGGGGACAACGTAATATTAATCTCCCCTATACAGTAATAAAAGGTGTTAGGCAGTGAAGGGCACTCCTTCGTTCGGTAAAATGAACAACAGCTACACTCACATCAGGTGCAGAAGGTGCGGTAGGCACTCGTACAACGTGGCCAAGCACTACTGCGCTGCTTGCGGATTCGGGAGGTCAAAGAAGATCAGGAGGTACTCCTGGCAGAACAAAAAGGTGAATGGGGTAAGACTAGTATAATGCAAATGGGTTGGAGTTGGCATATAGAGTGGCAAAGCTACTCCGAGTTCCACGGACATTTAATAGAGAGGGTAATTGAGGACATAAAGTCTCCATACCAAAGGGTAATGGTTGCGGAGCTCACTAAGTTTGGAAAGACGTTAATCATAGACGGAAAGATCCAGTCCACCGTATACGACGAGTTTATCTACCACGAAACTCTCGTTCACCCACTTCTACTTAGTATAAGGGCTCCAGAGGACGTCCTGATATTAGGCGGAGGAGAGGGCGCTACCCTGAGAGAAGTGCTCAAGCACAAGAGTGTAAAGAAGGCAGTTATGGTGGACATAGACCAAGAGGTTGTAAACTTCGCCAAGAAGTACCTTCAGGAGTGGCACAGAGGGTCCTTTGACGATCCAAGGGTTTCTGTGGTGATCTCCGACGCTTATCACTACGTAATGAACGCTAAGGACAAGTTTGACGCGGTAATAATGGACTTGACGGACCCTATACTTGGCAACTCCTCGTATAAGCTTTACACAAAGGAGTATTACGAGAAGGTTAAGGGGCTAATAAAGCCAGGAGGTGGGATGGTAACTCAAGCTACCTCGCCTTCCTTTAACACCGAGTCCTTTACCGTGATTTACAATACGTTAAAGCAGGTATTCCAATTTGCAGTAGCATCCATAGTTTACGTTCCGGCCTTTGACGGCCTATGGGGCTTCGTGTACGCCTCGGATTACGTAAATCCCCTTGATCTCCTAAAGGAGGATCTAGACAAGAAGATAAGGGAGAGAATAAACGGCGACTTAAGGTTTTACGACGCCGAGACCCACAGGATGATATTCAGTATTCCAAAGTACATAAGGAACGAGATGCTGAGGCAGAAAAGGGTATCCACAGAGAGCGAGCCCATTTACATACCAACGTGACGTAATTTTTTTAATCGGCGTGTACTACATATTGATTGTGCCGGGGTGCCCGAGCGGACCAAGGGGGTGGGCTCGAGACCTCAGACGGGTTACCCACTGTCCTTAGTAGGACACACGGGTTCGAATCCCGTCCCCGGCGCGGTGCGGGGATGCCCGAGCATGGTCAAAGGGGGTAGGTTCAGGCCCTACTGGCGAAGGCCTGCGTGGGTTCGAGTCCCACTCCCCGCACCTACTTCTTATGAGAGAGACGTTTACGGTGAGCTAAGAGCCGTTAAAGCTTTCGCATTTTCAAGAGGTGTCGTCGTTTTTCCATTGACCATAATACAATGAATTAAAATGTCGAAAGAGAAGACGAGTTATAAATACGGCGACTACATTATACGTGAGAGGGAAGGTCGATATTAGGTGTATAAGCTAGAGAACGTGGACGGTGAGATGAAGGAAACTTTACGTAGGCCCCTTAATTGACGTCGTTAAGACTAACGTTAAATTGAAAAATAGCAGTGGGGGGTCTTAGGGTGTATCCCACTAACCCCGCATGGGCCCGCTGGGATTTGAACCCAGGATTACTGCCGTGTCAGGGCAGCGTCCTAACCAGGCTAGACGACGGGCCCTTCATTATTCTATCAATGTCAAAGGCTTATAAGATTAATTAGCTATCTGCGTTCTTCAAAAAGACCTTAGGGAACTAGCTCGATGTCCCCTTAATTTCGTCAATAAGAGACGTTGGGCCTATCAAGAAGAACTAGAAATTCTGAAACTTGAATGATAAATAGCTTATTACAATAACGCGAAACGATCACTTGAAGTCCATATCTCAACCGACAGTATAATTGGTGCGGGGAGTGGGACTCGAACCCACGCAGGCCTTCGCCAGCGGATCTCCTAGCGGGCTCTTAAGTCCGCCCCCTTTGACCATGCTCGGGCATCCCCGCACGTTCAATAAAACTTTGCTCAAGTACCCTTAAATAACTTTCCCAAAAATTTATTTGTCTATCCTATATTACCTAGAGATGGGTAGAGTTCATGGTAAAGCACTCGAAGGGTAACAGGACTAGGTCACGTAAGTTGCTGAGGAAGTCTCCTAGGGAGAGGGGCAGTGTACCGTCGCTAAGCAGATTAATGTACGATTATCAGCCTGGACAGAAGGTGATTGTAAAGGTCAACTCCTCTATTCACAACGGGATGCCACACAGGAGGTATCAAGGAAAGGTAGGTACGGTGTTGTCCAAGAGAGGAAGGGCGTACGAGGTAAAGGTTACTCTTGGAGAGAAGGAAAAGACAATAATAGTTAGGCCGGAACACCTAGTTCCGTTTTCCGGTAGATAAGTAATGTCTTCTTTAGAGGTAGTAGAGGAACACTTCATATCGTATCCAGAGGCAAAGAAGTGCATCTACGAGATAATAAGGAACGGCTCTCAGTCGGCTATACTTCAGAGGGTCTATGAGTACCTCAATAACGTCGAGAAATGCCCCGCTGAGGAAGTTGAATCCCTAAAGGCAGAGTTAAGTAACGTTGTGAAAAAGGAAGAAGTAATTGCAATGATAGCAAGTATATGCCCTACTACAATAGACGAGCTAAAGGCAATCCTCGTTATAGACAAGAGTAGCTACTCAGATGAAGACCTTCAGAAAATAATTGGCGCTGTCAAGAGCCACCTCAAGAGTTGATATTTTTTATTTAGATATGGTTATAAATTATTATGTGGCACTATGTTACAGAGAAAGAGACCTAAGGAGAGGTACGTCTACATATTGGACTACTTGAGGGAAGGCAACCCCTTGGACAAGCACAGAAACCACAAGAACAGACCGATTGCGCAAGTATTAGGAGAGGAGTATTTCATATTAATGGAGGCTCTGGCCTTAGGGGGCGATTACCAGATCGAGCAGAGAGTTGACCTATTCAACGTCCAAGATTTAAAAATTGACCTAACGGTCAGTTACGATGACCTAACATCTGTGGCTAAGGACGCTTTACCTAGGGTAGTGAAGAAGATTGTCCTTGACAGGGAGAAGGAGTTCGTGGAGTTCTTCAATAAGTCTGAGCCTTTGACGTTAAAGCTCCACTCACTGGAGCTTCTGCCGGGTATAGGAAAGAAGACGCTCAGGGAAATTTTAGAGGAAAGGAAAAAAGAGCCGTTTTCAAGCTTTAGTGATATAGAGAAAAGGACCACCTTAAGGAACGTTGCCAGCGTAATTACTGAGAGGATTCTCCTGGAGATACAGAGGAAGGACAAGTACTACCTGTTCGTGTACCCCACAGACGTAGACCACAGGAAGCAACAAGAGCAAGTTATATATGTAGGCTCCTTGGAGAGATTAAAGGAGGAGAAATTGAAAAAGAATGAGTAAGCTTTCTCAAAACTTTCTTCACGATAAGAGTTTCGTGGACAAGTTCGTGTATTACGTCTTCTCTATGGGCCTAACAAGGCCCATAATAGAGGTAGGTTGCGGAAAGGGGATCATTAGTGCAAAGGTAAATCCAGACGTATGCATAGAAATAGACGTGAACCTACTTCAGTACTTGAGGAGTTTTAGCCCTGTCCTCTCAGACGCAAGGTATCTGCCCGTTTTTAGGGGTAGCATAGTGTCCTCCTTGCCTTACTCGATAACTAGGGACTTTTTCCTTGAAGTCTCAGAGCTCAACGACGTAAACAAGATGCTCTTAATCTTGCAGAAGGACTTTGTGGACAAGATTTTGGAGTACCCGAGTTACATATCCTTTCTGTTGAACTACTATTACCTCATCCGCCCGATGGACGTAATACCGCCTGACGCCTTTTCGCCAAAGCCTAAAGTGTATTCTCAGATAGTTTACTTTGTGAGAAGGAGGAAATACGATGATCGAGTATCACAAGTAATAGAGTGCGTGAGTAGGTTTCGCAACAAAAAGGTAAAGAAGGCTGCAGAGCTCTGTAACATTAAGTCGGACAACGAGAGAAGGGTGAGGGATTACAAACCGTGGGAGATTTTAGAGTTACTGAGCTCTATGGATATAAACTCTGCGTGAACGAGGAAGTCTACGAGCCGGCAGAGGACAGCGAGCTTCTGCTTGACGTCATTCAAGTTAGGAAAGGAGAGAGGGTAGTAGAGATGGGCTCTGGAACGGGAATCCTGAGCGTCAAGGCCGCTAAGCTTGGAGGTGTAGTGCTTTCAATCGATTTAAACCCCTTCGCAACCGAGGCCACTCTTTGTACCGCCAAGCTGAACGGGGTGTCTCTGGAGGTAGTCAACTGTGATATGTTTACTTGTATTAGGGACAAGTACTGGGACGTGGCTATATTTAATCCGCCCTACTTGCCAGTGTCGGAGTACAGATCGTGGATAGAGTATAGTTGGTCGGGAGGTGACAGAGGTGTAGAGGTGCTCTTACGGTTCTTGAATGTTGTCAAGGCGAAAAGAGTATACATTCTCTACTCGAGCCTCGATGACGAGGAGAGCATTATGGGCGCTATAAATTCAAATAATTACATTATAACGAGAAAAGAAAAGAAATATATAGGCTTCGAGGAACTTATAGCTTTAGAGCTTAATGATAAGGGTAGTGCTAGTAGAGCCTGAAGGTGAGTACAACGTGGGTTTCGTAGCCAGGCTCTGCAAGAACTTTGAGGTCGACGAGTTATACATAGTTAATCCGAGGTGTGACGTAAACAAGGCTAGGGAGTTCTCTTCTAAGGGAAGGGAAGTACTGGACAGAGCTGTCATTGTGAGCTCTTACGACGAGGCGCTAAAGGGCGTTGACTTAAAAATATCCACCTCTAGCATAGCAGACGTAAAGGGGGATATCCTCAGGAAGTCAATAAGACCTTGGGAGCTGAAGGACTTAATAGGCGACAGAAAGGTCGCCCTAGTCTTCGGCAGGGAAAGCGTTGGGCTAACGAGGGAGGAGATAGAGAAGACCGATTTCCTCCTCCACATACCCGCTAGCAACAAGTACCCTGTCCTCAACTTATCCCACGCTGTTGGAATAGTCCTTTACGAGCTGTGGAAGGATAGGGCTGAAAGGAAGTCCAACGTGTCCACCGAGACCATAGAGCTAATAGACAAGTATTCGAGAATACTGGCGAACATTATAGGCGATTATAGCAGGAACTCGCCAATGTACCTGGCGTTAAAGAGGTCACTAATCAGGGGCGTGAGCGACGAGGAGGAGGGAAGAACGGTGGTTAGACTGCTTAGAAAGCTTTACACAAGAATAGTTTACGGAAACAAGGACGTAGAGACAAAGAATGACTTTTAATACCTCGCGTATAAGTGATTTTTAATATGTCGTCTAAGTCATCTAAGGGTTCCAGTGGAGCAGTGAAAGACAAATGGAAGATGAAGAAGTGGTTTAGCATATTTGCTCCAAAAGTATTTGGAGAGGTTTCCCTTGGTTCCACTCCGGCATTTGACGTTAGTCAAACCATAGGCAGAAAGATAGAGACGACGCTTTATGACCTCACCGGGGACTTTAGCATGGTCTACGTGCATTTGTACTTTAAGGTTACGTCAAACGACGGCGATAAGCTCTTCACTACTTTCTATGGACATGAGCTTTCTAGGGACTACGTGAGGTCCCTAGTTAGGAGGAAGAGCTCCAAGATCAACACAGTTATAGACGTTACTACGAAAGACGGTTATAAGATAAGGGTAAAGGGGCTAGCTTTGACCACCTACAGGATACATAGGGATCAGAGAACAGCTATAAGGAAGATAATGAACGACCTAATAGTCAAAGACGCAGGGGCACATACCTTTGACGAGTTCGTACAGGAGATGGTATTTGGAAACCTAGCTAATGAGATATTTAACCAAGCTAAGAAAATAGCTCCACTAAGGAAGGTTGAAATAGAGAAGTCCAAGGTCATGGGCCTACCGGAGATCCAAAAGGAGGTAGTAGTAGCTAGTGAAGGCAGTAGTGCTGGCAGCGGGTAAAGGGGAAAGGCTAGAGCCTATAACCCAAACTAGACCTAAACCTTTTGTTCCGGTTTTGGGTAATTATTTAATTGAGAATATAATAAATATTCTAAGTAAATATACGAGCGAAATTTACGTTGTAGTCTCAAAAGAACCAGAATACGCGCCCTTTTACGACAAGATAAAGAATAGGGTAAAACTAGTCTATCAAGAGAGAGGGTCTGGTACTGCTTCTGCTCTCCAAAGCGTTAAGGGAATAAAAGGAGAGATGCTAGTCGTGTATGGAGACCTTTTCTTCGAGGAGGAAGCTGTGAAGAAGATCGTGTCTGAGGAGGAGAACGCAGTACTCGGTATAAGGGTCAGCAACCCTTCAGATTTCGGTGTGATCTCCTTTGATGGAAATAGATTAAAGGAGATAATAGAGAAACCACAGAATCCTCCATCTAATCTTGTCAATGCGGGCATCTACAAGCTCTCAGACGATATATTTAGCTATATAGAGAAGACTCCCTTGTCGTCCAGGGGAGAGTACGAACTTACCGATTCGATCAACGCCATGACAAAGGAAAGGAAAGTTTCTGTGGTAGCTTACGAAGGATATTGGAACGACGTGGGAAAGCCATGGCAAATCATTGACGTTAACAAGAGGGCCCTCGACGTGAGCCGTCAGAGGATAAATGGCGAAGTTGACAGCAATGTAAAGATAAGGGGTAAGGTAATAATAGAGGATGGAGCTGTAGTTCTTCACGGTACGTATATCGAGGGCCCAGCGTACATAGGAACAGGAAGCGTAGTAGGGCCAAATTCCTACGTAAGGCCTTACACTGTCCTTGTTAGAGAGAACCGAATTGGAGCCTCCGTGGAGGTTAAGGAGTCCGTTATAATGGAAGGCACTAAAATACCTCACTTAAGTTACGTTGGCGACAGCATCATAGGGGAAAACGTGAATTTTGGCGCCGGGACGCTAGTAGGTAACTTAAGGTTTGACGAAAAGGAAGTAAAGGTTAGCGTTAAGGGAAAAAGAACCTCTTCCGGTAGGAAAAAGCTAGGAGCTATCGTAGGAGGATACGTGAAGACCG
Proteins encoded in this region:
- a CDS encoding RNA-binding protein, which encodes MAETAHKLLAESLGSVVLVKLKGSKEVRGTLRSYDQHMNLVLSDSEEIQADGSGKKIGTIVIRGDNVILISPIQ
- a CDS encoding 50S ribosomal protein L37e, which produces MKGTPSFGKMNNSYTHIRCRRCGRHSYNVAKHYCAACGFGRSKKIRRYSWQNKKVNGVRLV
- the speE gene encoding polyamine aminopropyltransferase → MQMGWSWHIEWQSYSEFHGHLIERVIEDIKSPYQRVMVAELTKFGKTLIIDGKIQSTVYDEFIYHETLVHPLLLSIRAPEDVLILGGGEGATLREVLKHKSVKKAVMVDIDQEVVNFAKKYLQEWHRGSFDDPRVSVVISDAYHYVMNAKDKFDAVIMDLTDPILGNSSYKLYTKEYYEKVKGLIKPGGGMVTQATSPSFNTESFTVIYNTLKQVFQFAVASIVYVPAFDGLWGFVYASDYVNPLDLLKEDLDKKIRERINGDLRFYDAETHRMIFSIPKYIRNEMLRQKRVSTESEPIYIPT
- a CDS encoding 50S ribosomal protein L21e produces the protein MVKHSKGNRTRSRKLLRKSPRERGSVPSLSRLMYDYQPGQKVIVKVNSSIHNGMPHRRYQGKVGTVLSKRGRAYEVKVTLGEKEKTIIVRPEHLVPFSGR
- a CDS encoding RNA polymerase Rpb4 family protein — protein: MSSLEVVEEHFISYPEAKKCIYEIIRNGSQSAILQRVYEYLNNVEKCPAEEVESLKAELSNVVKKEEVIAMIASICPTTIDELKAILVIDKSSYSDEDLQKIIGAVKSHLKS
- a CDS encoding DUF655 domain-containing protein, which gives rise to MLQRKRPKERYVYILDYLREGNPLDKHRNHKNRPIAQVLGEEYFILMEALALGGDYQIEQRVDLFNVQDLKIDLTVSYDDLTSVAKDALPRVVKKIVLDREKEFVEFFNKSEPLTLKLHSLELLPGIGKKTLREILEERKKEPFSSFSDIEKRTTLRNVASVITERILLEIQRKDKYYLFVYPTDVDHRKQQEQVIYVGSLERLKEEKLKKNE
- a CDS encoding 16S ribosomal RNA methyltransferase A, whose translation is MSKLSQNFLHDKSFVDKFVYYVFSMGLTRPIIEVGCGKGIISAKVNPDVCIEIDVNLLQYLRSFSPVLSDARYLPVFRGSIVSSLPYSITRDFFLEVSELNDVNKMLLILQKDFVDKILEYPSYISFLLNYYYLIRPMDVIPPDAFSPKPKVYSQIVYFVRRRKYDDRVSQVIECVSRFRNKKVKKAAELCNIKSDNERRVRDYKPWEILELLSSMDINSA
- a CDS encoding class I SAM-dependent methyltransferase, with product MGDFRVTELYGYKLCVNEEVYEPAEDSELLLDVIQVRKGERVVEMGSGTGILSVKAAKLGGVVLSIDLNPFATEATLCTAKLNGVSLEVVNCDMFTCIRDKYWDVAIFNPPYLPVSEYRSWIEYSWSGGDRGVEVLLRFLNVVKAKRVYILYSSLDDEESIMGAINSNNYIITRKEKKYIGFEELIALELNDKGSASRA
- a CDS encoding RNA methyltransferase; translated protein: MIRVVLVEPEGEYNVGFVARLCKNFEVDELYIVNPRCDVNKAREFSSKGREVLDRAVIVSSYDEALKGVDLKISTSSIADVKGDILRKSIRPWELKDLIGDRKVALVFGRESVGLTREEIEKTDFLLHIPASNKYPVLNLSHAVGIVLYELWKDRAERKSNVSTETIELIDKYSRILANIIGDYSRNSPMYLALKRSLIRGVSDEEEGRTVVRLLRKLYTRIVYGNKDVETKNDF
- a CDS encoding 30S ribosomal protein S3ae; translation: MSSKSSKGSSGAVKDKWKMKKWFSIFAPKVFGEVSLGSTPAFDVSQTIGRKIETTLYDLTGDFSMVYVHLYFKVTSNDGDKLFTTFYGHELSRDYVRSLVRRKSSKINTVIDVTTKDGYKIRVKGLALTTYRIHRDQRTAIRKIMNDLIVKDAGAHTFDEFVQEMVFGNLANEIFNQAKKIAPLRKVEIEKSKVMGLPEIQKEVVVASEGSSAGSG
- a CDS encoding NTP transferase domain-containing protein; the protein is MKAVVLAAGKGERLEPITQTRPKPFVPVLGNYLIENIINILSKYTSEIYVVVSKEPEYAPFYDKIKNRVKLVYQERGSGTASALQSVKGIKGEMLVVYGDLFFEEEAVKKIVSEEENAVLGIRVSNPSDFGVISFDGNRLKEIIEKPQNPPSNLVNAGIYKLSDDIFSYIEKTPLSSRGEYELTDSINAMTKERKVSVVAYEGYWNDVGKPWQIIDVNKRALDVSRQRINGEVDSNVKIRGKVIIEDGAVVLHGTYIEGPAYIGTGSVVGPNSYVRPYTVLVRENRIGASVEVKESVIMEGTKIPHLSYVGDSIIGENVNFGAGTLVGNLRFDEKEVKVSVKGKRTSSGRKKLGAIVGGYVKTGINVSILPGVKIGAYALIYPGAVVNRDVEMREFYRG